In the Candidatus Poribacteria bacterium genome, TTCACTTGCTGAGGTTGCCGGGCAAATATTTCTGGTCCCGGTACGCCGACGAAAACAACCATAATCCGCGGGTGATCGGCGATGAGGAGATCCGAGTAGCCATCGCCAGTAACATCCCCGATGTGTAAGGTTGTATTGAACGCTCGCGGGTAACTCTGCTGAGTTTTCCGACGCTCGTGTGTCGCGCCTCGAAGCACAACATCCAGTGGCACCCATCCCGGCTCNNNNNNNNNNNNNNNNNNNNNNNNNNNNNNNNNNNNNNNNNNNNNNNNNNNNNNNNNNNNNNNNNNNNNNNNNNNNNNNNNNNNNNNNNNNNNNNNNNNNNNNNNNNNNNNNNNNNAGGAACTCAAGATTAATAGTCGTGATCATCAGATCGACCTGACCATCACGATTGAAGTCGTGCCGGTCCATCCCAAGCTGGATTTTCTCGTCTGACTGGAACTTGAGATCAACGTCCCGTGAGAACACAATGCTACCATTGGGTGTTGGCGCGCCGAAATGTACCTCGTAGTTGGAGTGCTTTTTGGAGATGTCCTCCCCCGAAAGTTTGAAAATCACCAGGTCAGCGATACCGTCGCCGTTCAGGTCTGCCAATGCGTGCAGCACCCTCCCTGTCATGTCCGCAGTGGTGAGCAAGGACAACCGGTCTGAGTCGAATGCCACATTTGTTGTGAAGGTCTTGGCATTTAGGGTAAATAGTCCGCTCTCATCTTGGAGATGAACCTCGAAGTGGTCCTCGTTCCAGAACACGAGATCGGTGCGTCCATCTCTGTTATAGTCGACTTCGTAGATGCGGCTTTGAGACCAAGGGTCATATCGATATCCATCTGCTCCAAGGATCCTCTCCATCTCAGTGGGCGGACCGAGTTTCACCGGATCGGCGAACGTGCCGTCGTTCATCTGGATGGACACCCAGAAGCCGTCTGAGTCAGGCACCACGAAGTCGTCGCGCTTGTCGGCGTTCACGTCCCGAGTGATGTCTACATGAGGGATTTCGCCGCTGCGAGGTGGTTTGAAGTTAGAAGGTACCTCTGCGAGCACGTGATGTGTCGACGATTCTGGATCATACCAGTTCAGGCGATCGCGTTCGTATGTAATCAGTCGGTCGCGCCCGTTAATATTTGCCACATCGATGAACAACACTTCGGGACGCAGCGTCACGTCGAGTTTTGGTGTCCATGTATCGTTACCAAAGGCGTAGATACGCAAACGACGGTCAGCGTTCTCGTCGATGTACACTACACCAAGTTCGGCGAAATCACCATCGAGAAGAAATCCTGTCAGAACGGTCTGGCGTTTCGCAGTGCCGGTAACGATCTCGTACTGATCGAAAGTGTATTCCGCGGAGGCAGTCGGTGTCTGCTCTCCGTCTCCGCCAAACGAAGTTAAGAATCCCGATAAAAATACACCGAGGAGCAGTGTTGTGAACAGGATGCGTCGATAATTCCCTATGTATTCGACTACGGATCTCCTTTTTCTGGGAAGAATGCGTTTATGGTATCGGTTTCGCTTTTTCATTTTTTTCTCCATTCGAGTTTTATAAGATATTAACATAGGTAAATAATTTAACAGTGTTAACTTATAGCCAAAAAAATATGGCGACCTTCGCCAAATAGTTTTAAAT is a window encoding:
- a CDS encoding FG-GAP repeat protein; its protein translation is EPGWVPLDVVLRGATHERRKTQQSYPRAFNTTLHIGDVTGDGYSDLLIADHPRIMVVFVGVPGPEIFARQPQQVKVAIPNDEEYTWIVDLNKDGIQDILMHYPFTLRDAHGAQKLPAGTEPNRVRLMIAR
- a CDS encoding VCBS repeat-containing protein — its product is MKKRNRYHKRILPRKRRSVVEYIGNYRRILFTTLLLGVFLSGFLTSFGGDGEQTPTASAEYTFDQYEIVTGTAKRQTVLTGFLLDGDFAELGVVYIDENADRRLRIYAFGNDTWTPKLDVTLRPEVLFIDVANINGRDRLITYERDRLNWYDPESSTHHVLAEVPSNFKPPRSGEIPHVDITRDVNADKRDDFVVPDSDGFWVSIQMNDGTFADPVKLGPPTEMERILGADGYRYDPWSQSRIYEVDYNRDGRTDLVFWNEDHFEVHLQDESGLFTLNAKTFTTNVAFDSDRLSLLTTADMTGRVLHALADLNGDGIADLVIFKLSGEDISKKHSNYEVHFGAPTPNGSIVFSRDVDLKFQSDEKIQLGMDRHDFNRDGQVDLMITTINLEFL